The DNA segment CCGAGAGCTTCTCTGCCTCCCAGGAGGAGGAATGCTCATTGACAATCCCGGAATTCGGGAAGTCCAGCTCTGGCGCGATGCAGAAACCCTCAAAGCTAGCTTCTCAGATTTCGACGAAATCGCAAAACAATGTAAGTTTCGGGATTGCGGTCACGGAGCCGACAAAGGCTGCGCCATTCAGGCCGCAATTGCCGAGGGAACCCTCAGTCGAGAACGCTTCATCAATTATCTAAAACTGGACGAAGAGCTCGAGCGACTCAGTCACCGCCAGAAAAAACGCCAGATCACCATTGGCCGCCGAAACCGCCGAGAGCAGAAATCCAAAGACGAAAAATACAATCGGAAGCGGGGGTATTGAGGATATTATAGGCATAAAAGGAGATAAAAGGCCATCGATCGATAAATAATATAACTGTTTTATTTAGTCTTGATTGGCTGCGGACGATGATTTATGGTTTTGATTATGGGCAGACTTAGGCGTAAGGAATCGAATCGATTGTCTTATCATCATCTGATGAGCCGGACAGTGAATGGGGAGGCTCTCTTTGGCGACCGGGAGAGGGAGGTTTTGCGGAAGATGATTTGGCAGGTAGCTGAGTTTTCCGGGGTTCGGGTGGTTACTTATGCGGTGATGAAGAACCATTTCCATATTTTGGTGGAGGTGCCACCGACAGGGACGGAGGTTTCGGATGCGGAGTTGGTTCGTCGGTATCGGAAGCTGTATCCTAAGCCTACGCCTTGGAACCCGATGCCTGCGGAGGTTTTGGAGGGGCATTTGAAGGATAACTTCCTTGATGGGAGAGAGTTGCGGAAGGAGCTTACCCGCCGCATGCATGATGTTTCGGAGTTTATGCGGACTCTAAAGCTTCGTTTTACGCTTTGGTTCAATCGATCACGTGATCGGTTTGGTCCGCTTTGGTCGGCTCGGTTTAAGAGTGTTTTGGTAGAAGGGGATCGTTGGGCGCTACGGACTGTGGCGGCCTATATTGACCTCAATGCGGTTCGGGCGGGGCTGGTTTCGGATCCTAAGGATTATCGGTTTTGCGGGTATGCGGAGGCTCTTGGGGGCGGCCGACTGGCTCGGGCCGGGCTTTCGGTTGTCGATAAGGATCTGGCTGGGTATCGGCAGACTTTGTATGGGGCTGGCGATGGAGAGAAAGAGGGGAAAGTGTCCATTTCTCACGAAGAAGCGGTGCGGGTTTTGCAGGAGGAGAAGGGGAAGTTGCCCTTGTCGGTCGTTTTGCGGTGCCGGGTTCGCTATTTTTCGGACGGGATGGTGCTGGGATCGGAAGATTTTGTGAACAAGTTCCTAGAGGGCGAACTGGATGGGAAGCGGGCGCGAAGACCTCATCCTCTGCGTGGGAGTGACTGGAAGGGGCTTGCCGTGGGGACTGGGCTGCGGATGAAGATCTTTGAGTAGCACTGATCTCTCCGGGGATCGGGTTGAGCCACTCTTCCTTTCGCCTCGGACCTAGTCGGGATCAGATTCTTTTCGGCTAGAGCCTTGATTCTCCTTTGGATTTCATCTTGGCCGAAGGGCGTGTGATCTGGGGGGAGTTTGGGCTTTTTCCTAGAACCACTGATAGAGGAAGAAGTAGATTAGGACTCCGGTCACGGAGACATAGTACCAGATGGGATAGGTGACTCGGGCCCATTTGCGGTGCGCGTCGAATCGTCCTTTTATCGCGAGATAGAGGGTGCGGAAGATCAACGGGAGTATGACCATCGCCAAGATCACGTGAGTGATCAGCATGACGTAGTAGATGGGTCTCCAATATCCTTCGCCGCCAAATTCGGTGTGAACTCCTCCTTTCAGATATTTGTCGAGAACGTAAAAGAAAAGGAAGACGGCGCTAAAAATCAGAGCCGTGACCATCAGGTTCCGATGGGCCCTTTGGTTACCTTTCCGGATGAAGGCGAATCCTGCTGTGAGGCATATCGCGGCGGATCCGTTCAGGGCGGCATTGAGAGCGGGAAGGGAAAATTCCATGGGCTGAGATCAGGAATAAGTCCGATCGAAAAGAAGGACGATGAGGAGAAGAGGGAGGTATAGGAGGCTGAAGAGAAAGAGTCGATTGCCCGTCGAGCCTCCCGTGCGAACGGTCTTGGCAAAGCGGATGCCTTCGAAGAGGAAAATTCCGTTAAGCAGGAGTGAGGAAGCTCCATAGATCCATCCCGCTTCGCCACGGAATACAGGAGCGAGGCAAACGGGAAAGAGGAGTCCCAGATAGAGAAAATTTTCAAAGACTAGGCGTGAGCCTTTAGGACGGGTGACGGAAAGCATTTGTAGGCCTCCGCGGGCGTAGTCTTCCCGGCAGAGCCAAGCGATGGCGAAGAAGTGAGGCATCTGCCAGAGAACGAGAATCAGGAAGAGCCAAATCCCGAGTCCGCCGATGTGCCCGGTTGCGGCTGACCAACCGATCAAAGGAGGAAGAGCGCCAGGAATGGCCCCGATGTGAGTGCACCAATGGGTGCGACGTTTCATCGGAGTATAGAGGAGGACGTAGATTAATACGGTGGCGAGGATGAGGCTGGCGGCGGAGAGGGGGAGGAACAGGAAGGCGATGCCACAACCGATTGCAGCTGTGATGATTCCAAAGATCGAAGCCGAACGGGTGGCAATGAGTCCGGCGGGGAGCGGGCGATCCTTGGTGCGGTCCATTTTGCCATCAACGTTCCGCTCGATCACTTGGTTGAGGGCGAGGGCTCCGGCAGCCGAGAGAAAGATGGAAACTCCGATGGCGAGAAAGGGGAGCCATTGGAAATTGTCGGGGGCGGCGAGGTATCCGGCTAGACCGGTCAAGGTTGAAAGAAAGGCCAGTCTGGGTTTGGTCAGGTCCAGGAACACCCCCCATCCCGCACGACACTCGCCGGAGGTATCGGCGTCGGTATCCGCGGGTCCTTGACTGTTGGTTTCGGTGGGCATGAAAATTACGAGAAGGCGATCGAGGCCCTTATGATTCCTGTCTGCGGCTCCGAGTCGACCACAGAATCGAGGACCAGAGGGTTGCGAGAAGAACGGCGCCATTGAGCATATGGAGGGTGGCAACGTGAGGATTGCGGGCCGTTTGCAGAATCAGCCAACCGAGCCAAATCTGGAGGCAGGTGAGGAGGACGGCGGCGATGGCGAATTGAGTCGCATAAGGGTGCCAGACCTTCTTGGAGAAGCTGAGGAGAGCGTAGATTAGGATCCCGATTCCTCCCAACATTCCCAGGGTGCGGTGGAGGAAGTGAACCCATACTACAAAGAGATCGCTAGAGGGTATCCATGATCCGTCGGGGGACGCAGCGGGAAAGGTGGGAATCGCCAAGGCCGCTCCGTTGTGTCGCATGACTGCTCCAATGAGGATGGCCACGGCCAGGAGGAGGAGCGTAGCGATACCAAAGGTGCGCAGGAAACGACCTGTCCCCGCGGCGAGAGAGGTGGACCACTGTGGTGCCGAGAGGACGGCGAGCGAGGTCAGGGTGAGGACGACTCCTTGAGCGCCCATCGCATGGGCGATGGCAAACGAGCGGGCGGTGAGATTGTGGTCGCTACCGGTGTTCAAGTGATCGAGGCGGACGCGCAGTCCACCCAACAGCCCTTGAAAGACGACCAGAAAGAGGAGAAAGTAGGCGAGGCGGCGGACCCAGATACGTTTCTCGATACGGTTGTAAGCAATGGCGAGGGTGATCGATAGGAGGCCGATGATCATGCCCGCTAGGCGGTGGCTATGTTCCGCCATTTGGTCCGCATTGTCGGTCCATCCCTCTGGGTTAAGGGACCCGTTGGAAAGGGGCCAATCCAGAAACGCCATTCCCGCTCCAATGCTGGTGGTGAATCCGCCCGCAAAGAGAAGTACTCCCGCCCAGACCAAAGCGCCGAGCGTCAGGAGAAAAAGGAGGAGGGAATATTGGGATCCTGGCGAACTTTGGGAAGGGGGATTCTGCATGGGTCGGAGGCTTGATGATTTGCTTGGTAAGGATGAAGTCAAGTTGTTGGACGGAGGGTGATCCATTTCGCTGGAATTGTTGAACGGAGGGAGAGGGTTGTAGTCTAAACGGTTAAATGAGTTCACAAAGCCGCCTTTCTCCCTTGGAGCTTCTCAGGAAATCCGTTTCTCAAGCAGTTGCTCTGTTGGTAATTCTTTTCGCCCTGACGATGGTTCCGCGAACCTTGGGGAGTCCGTTAGGCGAGGGATTGGAGTTCTGTGGATACTTTTTGCTGGTTCTGGCAGCGGTGGGGCGAATTTGGTGTAGTATTTACATCTCCGGTCGGAAGAACCGGGAGCTTTGTGTCGAGGGGCCCTATTCCTTGTGCAGGAATCCTCTTTATTTCTTTTCCTTTCTCGGGGTGGCGGGTTTCGGATTTGCGCTTCAGTCGGGTCTCTTGGCCCTCGGGTGTTCGTCGCTCTTCCTCGCTTTTTATGCCTTTGTCATCCGGAAAGAAGAGGTTCGTTTATCGCAGATATTTGGAGCCGATTTTGAGAAATACGTGGCGAATACGCCGCGGTTTTTTCCGCACTTCAAGGGATATTCCCGAGTTGAGTCCCTGGTGATCGAGCCACGTGTGGTCGAAAGATCTTTATCTGAGGTTGTTTGGTTTCTTTTCGCGATTATTGCGATCGACTTGATCGAGGCGATTCACGAATCAGGCAACATGGTTCTGGGCTATCTCTATTTCTGATTGAGATATAGCCCTCCACCTCTCTCGATGAGGGGTGTTGGTGGAAAAGGACTTTAGCCCTTAGACTGGAGTGTCGGGGGAGAAAGTGGATTCCGTTTGTCCTTGATGTGAAGGATCAGGTTGTACCCAGCTACTCCGGCAGGCATCAGGTTGGACAATACGCCCACGGAATCGTTTTTCCCAAAGGTGAAATAAGAGAGGAGGAGGATGCTGCCAGTGAGGCTGAGCATCCAGAACAGTAGGGGGAACGTGGGTCTCTGGCTCTTGTGGGAAGCCACGAGTTGGATGATCCAGCGACTGCCGAAACAGAGAACTCCGACGTAACCGATGATCTTCCACGGAGTGACGACGATGTCTGCATCAAATAGAGAGAAACTAAAAAGGATTTCGTTCATGATGAATTTCGTTTGAAAGTTCAGGCCGGACGTGGCGGCGCAAATACCAGCGGACTCCAATGAGGTCGTAGATTCCCCGAAGACCTCGTTCCCAATTTGTGTATTTGGAGGTTCCGAGTGAACGGGGCCTATGATTCACCCGAACTTCTTCAATCCGGAATCCAGAGGCCCGGAAAAAGGCCGGCAGAAATCGATGCATTCCATTGAAAGGAACGAGGCACCCGATGGCTTCTCGCCGGAAGACTTTGAGGGAGCATCCTGTGTCGCGAACTCCATCCCGAACAATCATGCGGCGCACTTTGTTGGCGATTTTCGAAGAGGCTCGCCGACTCCAGTTGTCTTGGCGGCTCGCCCGGTATCCGCAAACCACATCAGCTTGCGTCTGGTGGAAATGCCGAACGAGGTTCTGGATGTCCGCGGGATCGTTCTGGCCGTCTCCGTCAAGAAGCACGCACAATGATTTGGTCGCCCGTGACAGGCCGGCGAGAATGGATGCGCTCTGCCCTTGGTTTTTCTCAAAGTAGACAGTGCGAACTCCTTCGAATTGAGAGATGATATTGCGAGTTTGATCGGTGCTCCCGTCATCGACAGCGATGATTTCTTCGTGGGGATAAAGAGAGAGTATTTCTTCAATCACCACGCGGGCCGATTCTTCTTCATTGTAGAAGGGGATGACGATGGAAATCCCCAAGCGTCTCGAAGAGCTTCTTACTTCGGAGAGGGTGCTTCTTGGAGAAGAAGTCTCTGCATTCCGATTGCATCGGTCTTTTTCTCGCTGAACCTGCGGAGTTTTCGCAGAGTGATTGGAGGAGCTGCGGGGGCGGTCGTTGAGAGATTTTGTTCTATCCATTGATCTAATTTCTGTGGAGGGCCCGGGAGAAGGTTGTCTTTCCATACCAAGAGAATTGTTGGGTTTTCGGGAAGTGAGAGGAGGGGAGTTCTGGGAGAGAGAATGGTTGAATCAGGAAACTGGAGACGGAAATTGCCCGCGTAGAAATGGTCTTCGGCAACGATGACCTGAGGTGGAGGGCCTTGATTGCGGATCTTTTCGGCAAAGTCGGCGAAGGGTATGTTGAGTCGACTTTTGGCTGCGACAAACGTTCGCCCGGCCGTCAATCCAAGCACCAGCATTCCGATGAACAGGGACACTCCCGCGAGAACCTTTAAGAAGCGAAGGGGAAGAGGATCTCCAAGGCGGAGGATGAGAAGGACTGGGATGAAAAAGAGGAGTGGCTGCATCCACCGGTCCTTAAACTCGGTGACTCCTGCAAAGAGGATAAGCGCTCCGCAGAGAAGAATTGCCGCGATGGCTACGATGCAAAATAGTTTGAGCCAGGTTTTTGGAGCTGGATCGTTCCTGGGGTGCTTTCGGACGAAGAAGATTCCCGCGCCCACCGCTAACAGAGGGCCCAGATAGCTGAGCACGGCGATGATGAGATTTTTAAATCCGTGGAGAATGGCGGAAAAAGACGGCTGGGACACCTGATGGAATTTATGAGCATCAAGGGTGACGAGAGCGATCTGATCGAGGGCAGCCCAGCCATGGGGCAGGACGACTAGCACTGCTGCCAAGATCGTCCAAAGAAGTTTCGGATGAAGGAGTTTTTTTCGGATTTGGGGAGTTGCGGCGATGCCGATCAGGAGAGCTACCCAGAATAGCGCGTAGTTGTATTTGGAGAGAAACCCGAATCCGGAGACTATCCCGAAAAGAATGTAGCGGAGAGTGGAGGGTCGGGCCCACAGGGCTCTTAGTGAAAGGAGCGTTGCGATCCCCATCGAGGTGACGAGGATCGAGTGGGTAAGGTCGCGCTGGGATTCCCAGACAACCTGGGGGATAAGAAAGAGAAGAAGTGCGGAGGCCAGTCCCTTTCGGGCGGAACCGGTGATGGATCGGGTG comes from the Puniceicoccus vermicola genome and includes:
- a CDS encoding transposase; protein product: MSRTVNGEALFGDREREVLRKMIWQVAEFSGVRVVTYAVMKNHFHILVEVPPTGTEVSDAELVRRYRKLYPKPTPWNPMPAEVLEGHLKDNFLDGRELRKELTRRMHDVSEFMRTLKLRFTLWFNRSRDRFGPLWSARFKSVLVEGDRWALRTVAAYIDLNAVRAGLVSDPKDYRFCGYAEALGGGRLARAGLSVVDKDLAGYRQTLYGAGDGEKEGKVSISHEEAVRVLQEEKGKLPLSVVLRCRVRYFSDGMVLGSEDFVNKFLEGELDGKRARRPHPLRGSDWKGLAVGTGLRMKIFE
- a CDS encoding DUF420 domain-containing protein, giving the protein MEFSLPALNAALNGSAAICLTAGFAFIRKGNQRAHRNLMVTALIFSAVFLFFYVLDKYLKGGVHTEFGGEGYWRPIYYVMLITHVILAMVILPLIFRTLYLAIKGRFDAHRKWARVTYPIWYYVSVTGVLIYFFLYQWF
- the cyoE gene encoding heme o synthase, giving the protein MPTETNSQGPADTDADTSGECRAGWGVFLDLTKPRLAFLSTLTGLAGYLAAPDNFQWLPFLAIGVSIFLSAAGALALNQVIERNVDGKMDRTKDRPLPAGLIATRSASIFGIITAAIGCGIAFLFLPLSAASLILATVLIYVLLYTPMKRRTHWCTHIGAIPGALPPLIGWSAATGHIGGLGIWLFLILVLWQMPHFFAIAWLCREDYARGGLQMLSVTRPKGSRLVFENFLYLGLLFPVCLAPVFRGEAGWIYGASSLLLNGIFLFEGIRFAKTVRTGGSTGNRLFLFSLLYLPLLLIVLLFDRTYS
- a CDS encoding COX15/CtaA family protein, which produces MQNPPSQSSPGSQYSLLLFLLTLGALVWAGVLLFAGGFTTSIGAGMAFLDWPLSNGSLNPEGWTDNADQMAEHSHRLAGMIIGLLSITLAIAYNRIEKRIWVRRLAYFLLFLVVFQGLLGGLRVRLDHLNTGSDHNLTARSFAIAHAMGAQGVVLTLTSLAVLSAPQWSTSLAAGTGRFLRTFGIATLLLLAVAILIGAVMRHNGAALAIPTFPAASPDGSWIPSSDLFVVWVHFLHRTLGMLGGIGILIYALLSFSKKVWHPYATQFAIAAVLLTCLQIWLGWLILQTARNPHVATLHMLNGAVLLATLWSSILWSTRSRRQES
- a CDS encoding methyltransferase family protein → MSSQSRLSPLELLRKSVSQAVALLVILFALTMVPRTLGSPLGEGLEFCGYFLLVLAAVGRIWCSIYISGRKNRELCVEGPYSLCRNPLYFFSFLGVAGFGFALQSGLLALGCSSLFLAFYAFVIRKEEVRLSQIFGADFEKYVANTPRFFPHFKGYSRVESLVIEPRVVERSLSEVVWFLFAIIAIDLIEAIHESGNMVLGYLYF
- a CDS encoding lipid-A-disaccharide synthase N-terminal domain-containing protein, yielding MNEILFSFSLFDADIVVTPWKIIGYVGVLCFGSRWIIQLVASHKSQRPTFPLLFWMLSLTGSILLLSYFTFGKNDSVGVLSNLMPAGVAGYNLILHIKDKRNPLSPPTLQSKG
- a CDS encoding glycosyltransferase family 2 protein, yielding MGISIVIPFYNEEESARVVIEEILSLYPHEEIIAVDDGSTDQTRNIISQFEGVRTVYFEKNQGQSASILAGLSRATKSLCVLLDGDGQNDPADIQNLVRHFHQTQADVVCGYRASRQDNWSRRASSKIANKVRRMIVRDGVRDTGCSLKVFRREAIGCLVPFNGMHRFLPAFFRASGFRIEEVRVNHRPRSLGTSKYTNWERGLRGIYDLIGVRWYLRRHVRPELSNEIHHERNPF
- a CDS encoding ArnT family glycosyltransferase — translated: MEPRVDSRCAWITLSALALYFTLQFLLRICLSPGAELDEAEQLVLTQQFSWVYGSQPPLYTWLQILIFQFTGPGIVGLALLKNLLLLFTYSGTFFFTRSITGSARKGLASALLLFLIPQVVWESQRDLTHSILVTSMGIATLLSLRALWARPSTLRYILFGIVSGFGFLSKYNYALFWVALLIGIAATPQIRKKLLHPKLLWTILAAVLVVLPHGWAALDQIALVTLDAHKFHQVSQPSFSAILHGFKNLIIAVLSYLGPLLAVGAGIFFVRKHPRNDPAPKTWLKLFCIVAIAAILLCGALILFAGVTEFKDRWMQPLLFFIPVLLILRLGDPLPLRFLKVLAGVSLFIGMLVLGLTAGRTFVAAKSRLNIPFADFAEKIRNQGPPPQVIVAEDHFYAGNFRLQFPDSTILSPRTPLLSLPENPTILLVWKDNLLPGPPQKLDQWIEQNLSTTAPAAPPITLRKLRRFSEKKTDAIGMQRLLLQEAPSPK